Proteins encoded within one genomic window of Amorphoplanes friuliensis DSM 7358:
- a CDS encoding CheR family methyltransferase, translating to MISTAPDFEALLIHLKESRGFDFTGYKRSSLIRRVDRRMAQVGLSDYAEYQDFLQVHPDEFTALFNTILINVTGFFRDPDAWDYLRSDILKPILATRPGNAPIRVWSAGCASGEEAYTLAIVLAEALGVEEFRERVKIYATDVDEEQLTEARQAGYTEQQIAAVPAELVPKYFEQSAGKYLFRKDLRRSVIFGRNDLVQDAPISRIDLLTCRNTLMYFNAETQAKILTRFHFALSEGGILFLGRAEMLLSHGGIFTPVDLKRRVFRRVPRLHQQSGAVFAEALPTVQPPVGGLDELRNEAFAASPVAQLGLTSDGVVALANTRLEKLFGVSSRDIGRPFRDLDLSYRPVELRRYIEQAQIERRSMRVTDVEYLRGGELIHLEVQVSPLTGTDGSLLGVNLIFNDVTASRRLQDDLEHAHQQLEAAYEELQSTNEELETTNEELQSTVEELETTNEELQSTNEELETMNEELQSTNDELQTINDQLRISTAQLDDANAFLETVLTSLKAGVVVVDHNLRIRVWNDRAEDLWGLRSDEVVGQHFLNLDIGLPFDQLRPLLRGILTEAAVPAEVTVEAVNRRGRAVTVRVVCTPLTGPNTGPESGGAIIVMEAEQTGV from the coding sequence ATGATCTCCACCGCACCGGACTTCGAGGCTCTCCTGATCCATCTCAAGGAGTCGCGGGGCTTCGACTTCACCGGGTACAAGCGGTCGAGTCTGATCCGCCGGGTCGACCGCCGGATGGCGCAGGTCGGCCTGTCCGACTACGCGGAGTACCAGGACTTCCTGCAGGTCCACCCGGACGAGTTCACGGCGCTGTTCAACACGATCCTGATCAACGTCACGGGTTTCTTCCGGGACCCCGACGCCTGGGACTATCTGCGGTCCGACATCCTCAAGCCGATCCTGGCGACGCGCCCCGGCAACGCGCCCATCCGCGTCTGGTCCGCCGGCTGCGCCTCCGGCGAGGAGGCGTACACCCTGGCCATCGTGCTGGCCGAGGCGCTGGGAGTCGAGGAGTTCCGCGAGCGGGTCAAGATCTACGCCACGGACGTCGACGAGGAGCAGCTCACCGAAGCCCGCCAGGCCGGGTACACCGAGCAGCAGATCGCGGCGGTCCCGGCGGAGCTGGTGCCGAAGTACTTCGAGCAGTCCGCCGGGAAGTACCTCTTCCGCAAGGACCTCCGGCGCTCGGTCATCTTCGGCCGCAACGACCTCGTCCAGGACGCGCCGATCTCTCGGATAGACCTGCTCACCTGCCGCAACACCCTGATGTACTTCAACGCCGAGACCCAGGCGAAGATCCTCACCCGCTTCCACTTCGCGCTGTCCGAGGGCGGCATCCTCTTCCTCGGCCGGGCCGAGATGCTGCTCAGCCACGGTGGCATCTTCACGCCGGTCGACCTCAAACGCCGGGTCTTCCGCCGGGTGCCGCGGCTGCACCAGCAGAGCGGCGCCGTCTTCGCCGAGGCCCTGCCGACCGTGCAGCCACCGGTCGGCGGACTCGACGAGCTCCGCAACGAGGCCTTCGCGGCCAGCCCCGTCGCTCAGCTCGGGCTCACCTCCGACGGGGTGGTCGCCCTGGCCAACACCAGGCTGGAGAAGCTGTTCGGCGTGTCGTCGCGTGACATCGGCCGCCCCTTCCGCGACCTCGACCTGTCGTACCGGCCGGTCGAGCTGCGCCGCTACATCGAGCAGGCCCAGATCGAACGGCGCAGCATGCGGGTCACCGACGTGGAGTACCTCCGCGGCGGCGAGCTGATCCACCTGGAGGTGCAGGTCAGCCCGCTCACCGGCACCGACGGCAGCCTGCTGGGCGTCAACCTCATCTTCAACGACGTCACCGCCTCCCGCCGGCTGCAGGACGATCTCGAGCACGCCCACCAGCAGCTCGAGGCGGCGTACGAGGAACTGCAGTCGACCAACGAGGAGCTGGAGACCACGAACGAGGAACTCCAGTCCACGGTCGAGGAGTTGGAGACCACCAACGAGGAGCTCCAGTCGACCAACGAGGAGCTGGAGACGATGAACGAGGAGCTCCAGTCCACCAACGACGAGCTCCAGACCATCAACGACCAGCTGCGGATCAGCACCGCACAGCTCGACGACGCCAACGCCTTCCTGGAGACGGTGCTCACCAGCCTGAAGGCCGGGGTTGTCGTGGTCGACCACAATCTGCGCATCCGGGTGTGGAACGATCGCGCCGAGGACCTGTGGGGGCTGCGGTCGGACGAGGTTGTCGGCCAGCACTTCCTCAACCTCGACATCGGCCTGCCGTTCGACCAGCTCCGGCCGCTGCTGCGCGGCATCCTCACCGAGGCCGCCGTCCCCGCCGAGGTGACGGTCGAGGCGGTCAACCGCCGCGGCCGGGCCGTCACCGTCCGCGTCGTCTGCACCCCGCTGACCGGGCCGAACACCGGTCCGGAGAGCGGGGGCGCCATCATCGTCATGGAGGCCGAACAGACGGGCGTTTGA
- a CDS encoding ATP-binding protein produces MPVDCTISDDGSRLLATLSGTLEMADVSRLHERLLKCLAEQPDALLVELSGLGVADPLALSVFVAVRRQAARWPGIPMVLCAPSALARLALDSAAYRSLPVLATLAEARVQSGIERESLSTITDELLPITGASRQGRDVATDACARWGLPDLIGPASLITSELVSNVIDHAGTMMTLRLSLRPRFLQIAVRDGSTAEPVRLPPQGATAMRGRGLALIEGSAQSWGWLPCEGGKVVWASLSIDPERP; encoded by the coding sequence GTGCCGGTCGACTGCACAATCAGCGACGACGGCAGCCGTCTCCTCGCCACCCTGTCCGGAACGCTGGAGATGGCCGACGTCTCCCGCCTCCACGAGCGACTCCTCAAGTGCCTCGCCGAACAGCCCGACGCGCTGCTGGTCGAGCTGTCGGGGCTGGGCGTCGCCGATCCGCTGGCCCTGTCCGTTTTTGTTGCCGTCCGCCGGCAGGCAGCACGCTGGCCGGGCATCCCGATGGTGCTGTGCGCACCGTCGGCGCTCGCCCGGCTGGCTCTGGACTCCGCCGCGTACCGGTCGTTGCCGGTCCTCGCGACCCTCGCCGAGGCCCGCGTCCAGAGCGGCATCGAGCGGGAGAGCCTCTCGACGATCACGGACGAGTTGCTGCCCATAACGGGCGCATCGCGGCAAGGCCGGGACGTGGCAACCGACGCGTGCGCCCGCTGGGGCCTGCCGGACCTCATCGGACCGGCCAGCCTGATCACCAGCGAACTGGTCAGCAACGTCATCGACCACGCCGGCACGATGATGACCCTGCGGCTCTCGCTCCGGCCACGCTTCCTGCAGATCGCCGTCCGCGACGGCAGCACGGCCGAGCCGGTCCGGCTCCCGCCTCAGGGCGCAACCGCGATGCGGGGGCGTGGGCTCGCCCTTATCGAGGGATCAGCACAGTCGTGGGGCTGGCTCCCCTGCGAGGGCGGCAAGGTCGTCTGGGCCTCCCTGTCCATCGACCCGGAGCGGCCCTAA
- a CDS encoding sigma-70 family RNA polymerase sigma factor: MPAERVLEDLDVAATEYAVQFRDADPAERAALRDEFAAFCLPFATRMARRYRGRGEAIEDLVQVARLGLIKAIDRYDPERGSFTAYGVITISGELKRHFRDRTWGVHVPRRLQDLCLEVGLTSRVMTAELSRTPTPEEIAERLRIPVSEVSEAIASAGGYTPASLNAPALGADSPVELGDLLGVTDAQLEAVDDKLTVAGLLLRIPARERQMLAMRFYGNHTQAEIAAELGISQMHVSRLLSRALTWLRQAMLSDTPPRWEGILDDTYGLHVSTARAGDRLTVHVRGEVDRDTADRLRLSLRQAVSAADAGRVVIDLSAVPLLDAAGVAVLFDAASAASVAGVGLSLAGAQPQVAHILAVTGLRDLLATG; the protein is encoded by the coding sequence ATGCCCGCTGAACGCGTACTCGAAGATCTTGATGTGGCCGCGACCGAATACGCGGTGCAGTTCCGTGATGCGGATCCGGCTGAGCGTGCTGCGCTGCGTGACGAGTTCGCGGCTTTCTGCCTGCCCTTTGCCACGCGGATGGCGCGGCGGTACCGCGGGCGCGGCGAGGCGATCGAGGATCTTGTCCAGGTGGCGCGGCTCGGGCTGATCAAGGCCATCGATCGTTATGACCCGGAGCGGGGGTCCTTCACCGCGTACGGGGTGATCACGATCTCCGGTGAGCTCAAGCGGCACTTCCGTGACCGGACCTGGGGGGTGCACGTCCCGCGGCGTCTGCAGGATCTGTGTCTCGAGGTCGGGCTGACCAGCCGCGTGATGACGGCGGAGCTGTCCCGCACGCCGACGCCGGAGGAGATCGCCGAGCGGTTGCGGATCCCGGTGTCGGAGGTGTCCGAGGCGATCGCGTCGGCGGGCGGTTACACGCCGGCGTCGCTCAACGCGCCGGCGCTCGGGGCCGACAGTCCGGTGGAGCTCGGTGATCTGCTCGGGGTGACCGACGCGCAGCTGGAGGCGGTGGACGACAAGCTGACCGTGGCCGGTCTGCTGCTGCGGATCCCGGCCCGGGAGCGGCAGATGCTCGCCATGCGGTTCTACGGCAATCACACGCAGGCGGAGATCGCCGCCGAGCTGGGGATCTCGCAGATGCACGTGTCGAGGCTGCTGAGCCGTGCGCTGACCTGGCTGCGGCAGGCCATGCTGAGCGACACGCCGCCGCGGTGGGAGGGCATCCTCGACGACACGTACGGTCTGCACGTCTCGACGGCCCGGGCCGGGGACCGGCTCACCGTGCACGTCCGGGGTGAGGTCGACCGTGACACCGCGGACCGGCTCCGGCTGTCGCTGCGGCAGGCGGTCTCGGCGGCGGACGCCGGTCGGGTCGTCATCGATCTGTCCGCGGTGCCGCTGCTGGACGCGGCCGGGGTGGCGGTGCTCTTCGACGCGGCGTCGGCGGCCTCGGTGGCCGGGGTCGGTCTGAGTCTGGCCGGTGCTCAGCCGCAGGTCGCCCACATCCTGGCGGTCACCGGTCTGCGGGACCTGCTCGCGACCGGTTAG